TCCTCCTCGGTCTCGGTCGAGGTCGCCTGGCGGGCGGCATCGCGGTCACCCAGGGTCACATCGATGGTCATCGGCTCGCCGTTGCGGATCAGATCGAGCCGCACCACCGCCCCGGCGCGGGCGCGCCAGATGGTGCGCATGAAATGCTGGGCATCGATGATCCGCTCGCCGTTGACACGAAGCACGACATCGCCGACACGCAACTGGGCGCGCTCGGCGGGGGTGCGCGGCAACACGCGGTTGATGATCACGCCCTCGGCGGAGGCCAACCCCTCGGCCTCCACGTCGTCCCATTCCAGATCGCGCGGTTCGATCCCCAGCCAGCCGCGCTTGACCCGCCCCTCGGCCAGCAGATCGGGGATCACCAGCTTGGCGAAGTCGACCGGTATGGCAAAGCCGATGCCGACGCTTGAACCGGTCGGACTGGCGATCGCCGAGTTGATGCCGATCACCTCGCCGTCGAGATTGATCAGCGGACCGCCGGAGTTACCGGGGTTGATCGACGCGTCGGTCTGAATGAAATCCTGATAGACCGGCGTCTCATCGCCGAAGTACAGCGACTTGCGTCCGAGCGCCGAGATCACGCCCACGGTGACGGTGCGGTCCAGCCCCTGCGACGGGAACGGATTGCCGATGGCGATCACCCAATCGCCAACCAGAAGTGAATCGGAGCTGCCCAGCGCAATCGCCGGCAGCGGGTGGTCGGCGTCGATTTTCAACAGCGCCAGATCGGTCGCCTGATCGGAGCCGACCACGCGCGCCGGAAATTCCTTTTTGTCCGAGAGCCGTACGGTGATGTTGTCGGCCCCGGAGATCACGTGGTAGTTGGTGATGATGTAGCCGTCGGAACGGTAGATGAAC
This bacterium DNA region includes the following protein-coding sequences:
- a CDS encoding Do family serine endopeptidase; this encodes MMALVVALVLTAVPAPAQLAPKGGWVNAEGRSPFVAVVERVKDAVVNISAEKVVDARRYHNFEPFFEDWFGDRGGPSRQKSLGSGFIYRSDGYIITNYHVISGADNITVRLSDKKEFPARVVGSDQATDLALLKIDADHPLPAIALGSSDSLLVGDWVIAIGNPFPSQGLDRTVTVGVISALGRKSLYFGDETPVYQDFIQTDASINPGNSGGPLINLDGEVIGINSAIASPTGSSVGIGFAIPVDFAKLVIPDLLAEGRVKRGWLGIEPRDLEWDDVEAEGLASAEGVIINRVLPRTPAERAQLRVGDVVLRVNGERIIDAQHFMRTIWRARAGAVVRLDLIRNGEPMTIDVTLGDRDAARQATSTETEEDFSPTPVAPDMMWLGMRVETATPSLAQEFGAEYNPGVIVVDIDRTGPAYDKGIREGMIIAEIDHEPIRDVNDFLDVAARKANEKAVSFLVYDQRGRTGYISVRPSH